A window of Halichoerus grypus chromosome 15, mHalGry1.hap1.1, whole genome shotgun sequence genomic DNA:
GCGATTATGGCCAGATACAACATGAGGAGGGCCACCCAGTAGCAGCCGTACAGGATGGCCCCAGAAACCAGGAAGGCTAGCTCTGTCTCACTGAACAGATCCTGGCAATAAGCTGTGTAGGCCAGCCCCCCTAGAAGGACCGCCACCCAGATGGACACAGGGATGAGGCCGATGAAGTTCACCACGATGGTTTTTCGGCCAGAAGTGCCCCAGCCAGACTTGTTGATGGTAGCAATGGCAAAGATCTTGGCTGGCAGGAGGCTGGACATATAGAGAAGGGAATAGAGGGACATGAAGATCATTTCTGCATTGCCCCGAAGGAAGCAGGCATAGGTAGCTTTGATAATGCCCACCAGCTGCACTGTCAGCAGGAAGAGGAGAATATTCCAGATGCGGCCTCGGTAGAAAAGCTGTATGACCGTGGCgatgaggaagaaggggaagaaaccTGTGACCACCGATTCGTAGGTCATCCAGAGGTGGTGCTTATGGAACCACAGAGAGTTGTAGAGCCACTCCCGGAAGTAAGACTTGCTCCAGCGCGTCTGCTGGTTGAGCCAGCGGAGGTACTTGGTGGGGGTCTCTGTGAGGCACTTGGAGCGCGCTGTATACTTAGTCCGGTAGCCGAGGCTCAGGACCCGGTTGGTGAGGTGGCGGTCATCTCCAAAGCTGCACTTGCTGCCGAGGAACTTCTGATGGTACCAGTCCTCCAGGAATTGTTGGAGGAGGCTATTGCGGTACATGCCCAAAGGCCCACTGATGCACTGCACACAGCCAAAGTAGGACTGGCAGGCCCGCTCCACATTGAAGGCCATCCAGTACCGCACACTGCTCAGGAAGGAGATCCACGAGTCGTACTTGTTGAGAATCTGCAAGGGAACCAGAGATGCTGGGCCTCCTCACCTGAGGACTCGAGCCCCGGGAGACAGACACCAGAGGCCATGAGGCCTCCCTTACCCTGAGTTCTGTAGCCCACTGCTCAGATACCTGGCCATCAGTCCTAACCCAGCCAGAGCTGGGAAACCTGAGGCTGGGAGGAGCCAGTGGTACCCAGTCACTGCCCCCAGCACCTCACTGCCATCTGCACTGACTGCCCCAGTGAAGCTGCTCTAGCAGTCAGAGCCACCTTCCATCTCAGGAAACAGCCTGTGGTGGTGGCAGAGAGGACGACTCGGGAAGGATGCGCagcaatccccccaccccccaccagccaTCTATCCTGACCTTTCTGCAGTTGGAAAGCTGCTCAGGAAGACCTGATGTGTTACCAGCATTCCCTCTGGAAGAAGATCTGGCCCCTTAATCTTACCATACTGCCCTTGTTCTTACCATTCAGCGCAACTTCTTTAAGAACAAGGGTTTCTCAAGGGCCCAGTTCGGGAGGTGCTTGTTGCATCACCACCAAGGAGCACCCTTTGTGATCAGGAGCCCAGAACACGGAGCCCTTCCCAGCAGCATGGGCTCTCTACTACATACCTgttgagtgattttctttttcctcaggtTGGAAAAGACCAGAAAAGGGATTGGCTACCAAGTGAGCCCTTTGATACTAGTGAAAACTATCAAAGAAActcccccacatacacacacacacacacacacaaacactgccccgagacacacacacacactctttctctctccccaaaatactagGTAGTCAAGATGCTCACTTC
This region includes:
- the HAS3 gene encoding hyaluronan synthase 3, translating into MPVQLTTALRVVGTSLFALAVLGGILAAYVTGYQFIHTEKHYLSFGLYGAILGLHLLIQSLFAFLEHRRMRRAGRPLKVPAAPSRRSVALCIAAYQEDPDYLRKCLRSAQRIAFPDLKVVMVVDGNRQEDAYMLDIFHEVLGGTEQAGFFVWRSNFHEAGEGETEASLQEGMDRVRDVVRTSTFSCIMQKWGGKREVMYTAFKALGDSVDYIQVCDSDTVLDPACTVEMLRVLEEDPQVGGVGGDVQILNKYDSWISFLSSVRYWMAFNVERACQSYFGCVQCISGPLGMYRNSLLQQFLEDWYHQKFLGSKCSFGDDRHLTNRVLSLGYRTKYTARSKCLTETPTKYLRWLNQQTRWSKSYFREWLYNSLWFHKHHLWMTYESVVTGFFPFFLIATVIQLFYRGRIWNILLFLLTVQLVGIIKATYACFLRGNAEMIFMSLYSLLYMSSLLPAKIFAIATINKSGWGTSGRKTIVVNFIGLIPVSIWVAVLLGGLAYTAYCQDLFSETELAFLVSGAILYGCYWVALLMLYLAIIARRCGKKPEQYSLAFAEV